In a single window of the Elaeis guineensis isolate ETL-2024a chromosome 6, EG11, whole genome shotgun sequence genome:
- the LOC105060026 gene encoding allene oxide synthase 1, chloroplastic — translation MASASLSFSSPTIPRRYQTRINPRRPISTRIAASVSEKPVTAAPSSSSPSSKLPLRKIPGDYGLPFIGPLRDRLNYFYFEGRDEFFNSRIRQHGSTVFRVNMPPGPLVAPDPRVVALLDAVSFPVLFDTGLVEKRDLFTGTFMPSTELTGGYRVLSYLDPSEPNHAPLKKLLFFLLSSRRHAIIPEFRRTFGSLFDTLEAELAKKGKADFGEANDQAAFDFLARSLLGKDPVETKLGLDGPKLITKWVLFQLGPLLTLGLPNYLEDFFLHSFRLPPALVRADYNRLADFFREFAGPALDEAERLGISRAEAVHNILFATSFNAFGGMKILFPSLIKWVGRAGARLHGRLADEIRSAVRANGGEVSMRAMEAMPLMKSVVYETLRIEPPVPLQYGRAKRDLVVESHDSRFEVRAGEMLFGYQPFATKDPRVFDRAEEFVAERFVGEAGEAMLRHVLWSNGPETEAPTTENKQCAGKDFVVLVARMLVVELFLRYDSFEIEVGSSALGSSVKLTSLKRASF, via the coding sequence ATGGCCTCCGCCTCCCTTTCCTTCTCCTCTCCCACCATCCCGCGCCGCTATCAAACTCGCATCAACCCGCGCCGCCCGATCTCTACCCGTATTGCCGCTTCCGTATCGGAAAAACCTGTTACAGCAGctccctcctcctcctcgccGTCTTCCAAGCTCCCGTTACGGAAAATCCCCGGAGACTACGGGCTTCCCTTCATCGGCCCACTTCGCGACCGCCTCAACTACTTCTACTTCGAGGGCCGCGACGAGTTCTTCAACTCCCGGATCCGGCAGCACGGGTCAACGGTGTTCCGAGTCAACATGCCCCCAGGTCCCCTTGTCGCCCCCGACCCCCGTGTCGTCGCCCTCCTCGACGCCGTCAGCTTCCCCGTCCTCTTCGACACCGGCCTCGTCGAGAAGCGCGACCTCTTTACAGGCACCTTCATGCCTTCCACCGAACTCACCGGTGGCTACCGCGTGCTCTCCTACCTCGACCCCTCTGAGCCCAACCACGCCCCCCTCAAAAAGCTCCTCTTTTTCCTCCTCTCCTCCCGCCGCCACGCCATCATCCCCGAGTTCCGCCGGACTTTTGGGTCCCTCTTTGATACTCTCGAAGCAGAGCTCGCCAAGAAGGGGAAGGCCGACTTTGGGGAAGCCAACGACCAGGCGGCTTTCGATTTCCTCGCAAGATCGCTCCTAGGCAAGGATCCTGTCGAGACCAAGCTCGGCCTTGACGGCCCCAAATTGATCACCAAATGGGTCCTCTTCCAGCTCGGTCCCCTGTTGACTTTAGGCCTCCCCAACTATTTAGAGGATTTCTTCCTCCATTCCTTCCGCCTCCCGCCAGCGCTGGTCCGGGCCGACTATAACCGGCTCGCCGATTTCTTCCGGGAATTCGCGGGCCCGGCGCTGGATGAGGCGGAGCGGCTTGGGATCTCGAGAGCAGAGGCGGTCCACAACATCCTCTTCGCTACCAGCTTCAACGCCTTCGGCGGGATGAAGATCCTGTTCCCGAGCTTGATCAAGTGGGTGGGGCGTGCCGGAGCGCGGCTCCACGGCCGGCTGGCGGACGAGATCCGCTCGGCGGTGAGGGCCAACGGCGGCGAGGTGAGCATGAGGGCGATGGAGGCGATGCCGCTGATGAAGTCGGTGGTGTACGAGACGCTCCGGATCGAGCCCCCCGTGCCGCTCCAGTATGGGCGGGCGAAGCGAGACCTGGTGGTGGAGAGTCACGACTCCCGGTTCGAGGTGCGGGCCGGGGAGATGCTCTTCGGGTACCAGCCCTTCGCGACCAAGGACCCGAGGGTGTTCGACCGGGCGGAGGAGTTCGTGGCGGAGCGGTTCGTCGGGGAGGCGGGGGAGGCGATGCTCCGCCACGTTCTGTGGTCGAACGGGCCCGAGACGGAGGCGCCGACGACGGAGAACAAGCAGTGCGCGGGCAAGGACTTCGTGGTGCTGGTGGCGCGGATGCTGGTGGTGGAGCTATTCCTCCGCTACGACTCCTTCGAGATCGAGGTGGGCTCGTCGGCGCTGGGCTCGTCGGTGAAGCTGACATCGTTGAAAAGAGCCAGCTTTTGA